From Cytophagales bacterium, the proteins below share one genomic window:
- a CDS encoding amino acid adenylation domain-containing protein — MKKAYNGMEIAVIGMAGKFPGADCHLKYWNNLIDGVEGISFFTDEELLENGEQKTLLSNPDYVKANSYLEDKENFDASFFGYVPDEASLMDPQMRVFHECVWGAMEDAGYIMSENKDKVGVFAGGSDNVNWQNYAALENMNKSKVPHFSLGHLSHIKYLCTRLSYLFNLSGPSIYVDTACSTSLVAIQRAAMSLLLGECSMAIAGGVSVGNLSKNGYLYQEGSIYSKDGHCRAFDANASGTIGGEGAGVVILKRLKDAIADKDNIHAVIRGSAVNNDGSNKVGYTAPSVIGQYQAHLKARKMANVPAESISYIEAHGTGTPLGDPIEIEALTLAYGKSEKKYCALGSVKTNIGHLDAAAGVAGFIKTVLSLKHRQLPASLHFERPNPKINFDASPFYVNTELKDWKVEGYPLRAGVSSFGIGGTNAHVILEEAPEVSSTESKRSYQLLKLSGKTSGALQRNATHLLEYLENAEEASLSDIAYTLNTGRESFSHRKVLVCRDREEAIVQLREMQDSRGTKALSKKTNYKVVFMFPGQGSQHVNMCRDLYDREPSFRESIDQCFELITKLSGRDLKQVVFSEGSTGIDDLENALPLLFSFEYSLAKLLMSWGIQPDSMIGHSNAEYIAACLSGLLSLESALGLIVRRGELMQQMPAGKMLSVSISSQDLQPYLDQAPEIAFAAHNSATSCVVSGPPEAVDAFQALLEGAGIMTKSVRSSHAGHSQMMDGMLDAYREELERVTFSELQTPFMSNYTGKEASYEEVSKPDYWLKHLRHTVKFSEGIGELMSSEHVLFVEVGPGKTLGSFVGAHPKKGRGHQVVNMLGHPKEEENDFKRVFEGLGKLWVHGHQPDWSAFYGNEERKKVSLPTYSFEKEQYPANVDATKMIMEMMSVQRPVSTSLSECLYVPSWESSELIKEGHGLGEKGEHLTLFFCDDSWQGLADGLLSSLNAKGDTVIEVRKGTSFEEKETAFTIDPEDRNHYDRLLGSIDRKGKDVRIIFGWGLSVEEPQIRLESYRKKLGESYFSLLDLTRSVSEWVGKDRVEITTLTHRLHQVLGKEAVLADQSPMLGAVKVIPKEYTNISCRNIDLNRVDGDEELIGSLLDELHYSDGEQLVSYRYGTRFTPSLRQKIVDLPANNEELSWVAGGVYLITGGLGGVGLTYADQLSKEVPGVKLILLGRRTLPPKSDWASWLTLNKKNKEEDPQYSTIATLLKIEERGGEVYYVSIDLTDAAALKSELTRITQQTGQIRGVIHTAGIGDFAGVIHKRSREDCEEIFSSKIYGTIALTSALEGKELDFTVYCSSFSSVSAPFGQVSYVAANLFLESFARSQSLVQQGKVISIGWNQWSEVGIAAREIAAKRFNLSEDSITPEEGYDLLKRSLKLNRPEVFITRYDPMANRDQPQAVVSLSPSSVDTAADKEEASTKELSISSYSDLETGLLELWQSFFGKTDLEVEDDFFEIGGDSLKALTMTRRINMHFQVDISLVDFFKHSTIVSLASYLSDQEGQSHESIAKAEEQPHYGLSSAQRRLYFLYEFDRSSLAYNLPQVVRFEGDLDREQLAYALQQLVDRHEALRTSFEMVGEEVVQRVHADCALDIACYEAEESEVSSLVKAFIRPFDLSTAPLIRVGLIRVSEADHVLMVDTHHIVSDGTSQGILIGDFMRLYQGEEMTALSLQYKDYSQWQGSEAYQSGLLAQRDYWQGIFSEPVTVMELPTDHARPRLMEHRGGKIGFMLEAKETAALKQLTREEGTTMFMVLLSALNVLLSKLSNQEDIVIGTPTAGRNHTDLEEMIGMFVNTLVLRNNVSGAKTFRQFLQEVKERTLRAFDHQDYQYEDLIDLLQVSREPNRNPLFDVMFVFQNFEAQELKVPGVTLKGYPIVHKTSKFDLTFFVAELAENLRVELEFSTELFTQDTAERFLGYLKEVLTCVTFDHSVAVSEIELLSEQERTMLLNQYNLSDFGYPATATLVSLFEEQVKQQTDQVALIYGEESVSYNDLNVRSNQLSGYLKDKGVTTGSIVGLLLDDPLQQVVAILGVLKASGCYLPIDTTHPDERVGYMLDDSACQMVLTTATQISLRQQLLESREVVLVSDDQIQNYSGHNLTQEATSSDLAYIIYTSGTTGRPKGAMIEHRQVVRLFFNESPLFDFGPSDVWTMFHSYSFDFSVWEMYGALLHGGKLVLLSRQEAQDPSMYRRLLVKHGVTILNQTPTAFQNLQTEDQLKGDSSLLVRQVIFGGEKLIPGAIRSWQEKYPDTQMINMYGITETTVHVTYKLLKSSDLSSSVSNIGKPIPTTQVYVLDDHGKLCLPGVKGELYVGGDGVCRGYLNNSELTVKKFIPNPYQPGGRLYRTGDAGRWLPNGDLEYLGRIDNQVQVRGYRIELGEIETHLLAHEGVREAIVTNWGEGTNVSLVGYYVSEEELSVSTLRNHLSLQLPSYMIPAYFIHLERMPLTGNGKVDLRALPEPEATAQEAYIAPRNETEEQLAQVWKEVLKVEKIGINDNYFALGGDSIKVINIVSQINKAFNADITIADVFAHQTIEQIASLIPDQSAETSTENLRDEVLDEFAALKDKVLNHG; from the coding sequence ATGAAGAAGGCATACAATGGAATGGAAATTGCCGTAATTGGCATGGCTGGAAAGTTTCCTGGTGCAGATTGTCACTTAAAATATTGGAACAACCTCATTGATGGTGTTGAAGGGATCAGTTTTTTTACGGATGAGGAATTACTTGAGAATGGTGAACAAAAAACCCTCCTGTCCAATCCTGATTATGTAAAAGCGAACAGCTATCTGGAAGACAAAGAGAACTTCGATGCTTCGTTTTTTGGCTATGTGCCAGATGAAGCCAGTTTGATGGATCCACAGATGCGGGTTTTCCATGAATGTGTCTGGGGTGCCATGGAAGATGCAGGTTACATCATGTCTGAAAACAAGGACAAGGTTGGCGTTTTTGCAGGAGGGTCTGATAATGTCAATTGGCAGAATTATGCGGCATTGGAAAACATGAATAAGAGCAAGGTACCTCATTTCAGTCTGGGGCACCTTAGCCATATCAAATACCTATGCACGCGATTGTCTTACCTCTTTAATTTAAGTGGCCCTTCCATCTATGTTGATACGGCTTGTTCTACGTCCTTAGTGGCGATACAAAGAGCAGCGATGAGCTTGTTGCTAGGAGAGTGCAGCATGGCGATTGCGGGAGGTGTTAGTGTCGGTAACCTCAGTAAAAACGGATATTTATATCAGGAAGGGAGCATTTATTCGAAAGACGGACATTGCCGTGCTTTTGATGCCAATGCGAGCGGAACGATCGGGGGAGAAGGTGCTGGTGTAGTGATATTGAAGCGCCTCAAAGATGCCATAGCGGATAAAGACAACATCCATGCGGTGATCCGGGGGAGTGCGGTCAACAACGACGGTAGTAATAAAGTCGGATATACGGCACCAAGCGTGATTGGTCAGTATCAAGCCCACCTGAAGGCACGCAAAATGGCAAATGTGCCAGCGGAGAGCATCAGTTACATTGAGGCGCATGGCACGGGCACCCCATTAGGAGATCCGATTGAGATAGAAGCGTTGACCCTTGCCTATGGCAAGAGTGAGAAGAAATACTGCGCCTTGGGTTCTGTAAAGACGAATATCGGACATTTAGATGCGGCCGCAGGAGTTGCAGGATTCATCAAGACCGTGCTGTCATTAAAGCACCGTCAACTTCCGGCAAGTTTGCATTTTGAGCGGCCCAATCCCAAGATCAACTTCGATGCTTCACCTTTTTATGTGAATACGGAGTTAAAGGACTGGAAAGTTGAAGGCTATCCATTGCGCGCGGGTGTGAGCTCCTTTGGGATCGGCGGCACGAATGCGCACGTGATTCTGGAGGAGGCTCCGGAAGTAAGCTCGACGGAATCGAAACGTTCCTATCAGTTGCTGAAGTTATCAGGCAAGACCTCAGGCGCGCTCCAGCGGAATGCGACGCACCTTTTGGAATACTTGGAAAACGCGGAAGAAGCGTCTTTATCGGATATCGCTTATACGCTGAACACGGGCCGGGAATCGTTTTCCCACCGGAAAGTGCTGGTTTGCAGGGATCGCGAAGAGGCGATTGTCCAATTGCGAGAGATGCAAGATTCTCGTGGGACTAAAGCGTTGAGTAAAAAGACGAACTACAAAGTTGTTTTCATGTTTCCGGGTCAGGGTTCACAGCATGTGAACATGTGCCGTGATCTCTATGATCGGGAACCATCCTTCCGGGAGTCCATTGATCAATGTTTTGAGCTCATCACGAAACTGAGTGGCCGGGATTTGAAGCAGGTTGTGTTTTCAGAGGGTTCGACGGGTATTGATGACCTGGAGAATGCATTACCGCTGCTGTTCAGTTTTGAGTATTCCCTGGCAAAACTTCTGATGAGCTGGGGGATTCAACCAGACAGCATGATTGGCCATAGCAATGCGGAATACATAGCAGCCTGCCTCAGTGGGTTGTTGAGTTTGGAATCAGCCTTAGGTTTGATTGTTCGTCGCGGAGAGCTGATGCAGCAGATGCCTGCTGGAAAGATGCTGAGTGTATCGATCTCATCGCAGGATTTACAACCCTATTTAGATCAGGCCCCTGAGATTGCCTTTGCTGCGCACAACAGTGCCACCTCGTGTGTGGTTTCGGGACCTCCTGAGGCAGTAGATGCATTTCAGGCACTGCTGGAAGGAGCAGGCATCATGACAAAATCGGTACGCTCTTCGCATGCGGGCCATTCCCAGATGATGGATGGTATGCTGGATGCTTATCGTGAGGAATTGGAGCGGGTGACTTTTTCTGAACTTCAGACGCCATTTATGTCGAACTATACAGGGAAGGAGGCGAGCTATGAAGAGGTAAGTAAACCAGACTACTGGTTGAAACATCTGCGTCATACGGTGAAGTTTTCCGAAGGGATCGGGGAGTTGATGAGCTCGGAGCATGTATTGTTTGTGGAGGTAGGCCCCGGCAAGACGCTGGGATCATTTGTTGGCGCTCATCCTAAGAAAGGCAGAGGCCATCAGGTGGTGAATATGTTGGGGCATCCGAAGGAAGAGGAGAATGACTTCAAGCGTGTCTTTGAAGGATTGGGCAAACTGTGGGTTCATGGTCACCAACCAGATTGGAGTGCCTTTTACGGTAATGAAGAACGGAAGAAGGTTTCCTTACCGACGTATTCCTTTGAAAAAGAGCAATACCCAGCCAATGTCGATGCGACGAAGATGATCATGGAGATGATGTCGGTACAGCGTCCGGTGAGCACATCTTTATCGGAATGCCTGTATGTGCCCTCATGGGAATCCTCGGAGTTGATCAAGGAAGGGCACGGCTTAGGAGAGAAAGGAGAACACCTCACCTTGTTTTTCTGTGACGATTCCTGGCAAGGCCTGGCAGACGGATTATTGTCGTCATTGAATGCGAAAGGAGATACAGTTATTGAGGTACGAAAAGGCACTTCTTTTGAAGAGAAGGAAACAGCCTTCACGATAGACCCAGAAGACAGGAATCACTATGATCGACTGTTAGGGTCGATTGACCGTAAAGGGAAAGATGTGCGGATCATATTCGGTTGGGGGCTGAGTGTAGAGGAACCACAGATACGTTTAGAATCGTACCGTAAGAAGCTAGGAGAGAGCTATTTCAGTTTACTGGACCTGACGCGTTCAGTAAGCGAATGGGTAGGCAAGGATCGGGTAGAGATCACGACACTGACCCACAGATTACATCAGGTATTGGGAAAGGAAGCTGTTTTGGCGGACCAGTCCCCGATGTTGGGAGCGGTAAAGGTGATCCCGAAGGAATATACAAACATCAGTTGCCGCAACATAGACCTCAACAGGGTAGATGGTGACGAAGAATTGATTGGTTCGTTGCTGGATGAGCTCCATTATTCTGATGGTGAGCAGCTGGTGAGTTATCGCTACGGAACAAGGTTTACGCCTTCGTTACGTCAAAAGATAGTGGACTTACCAGCCAATAATGAGGAACTCTCATGGGTAGCAGGAGGAGTCTATCTGATCACAGGAGGTCTGGGTGGAGTAGGGTTGACCTATGCTGATCAACTATCGAAAGAGGTACCCGGAGTGAAGTTGATCTTGTTGGGTCGAAGGACATTGCCACCCAAAAGCGATTGGGCTTCATGGCTAACATTAAATAAGAAAAATAAAGAAGAAGATCCACAATACAGTACCATAGCAACTTTATTGAAGATCGAGGAACGAGGAGGTGAGGTGTATTATGTCAGTATTGATTTGACAGACGCGGCGGCCCTTAAATCAGAGCTCACCAGGATTACCCAGCAGACAGGTCAGATACGAGGTGTGATCCACACGGCGGGTATTGGAGATTTTGCAGGTGTGATCCATAAACGGAGCCGGGAGGATTGTGAGGAGATCTTTTCATCGAAGATCTATGGTACGATCGCGTTGACCTCAGCCCTGGAGGGCAAGGAGTTGGACTTTACGGTGTATTGTTCCTCATTTTCATCGGTATCGGCCCCGTTTGGTCAGGTAAGTTATGTAGCGGCCAATTTGTTTTTGGAGTCCTTTGCCCGGTCACAGTCATTGGTACAACAAGGCAAGGTGATCAGCATTGGCTGGAACCAGTGGTCAGAGGTGGGCATAGCAGCCAGAGAGATTGCAGCGAAGCGGTTCAACTTGAGTGAGGACAGCATCACCCCGGAGGAGGGTTATGATTTATTGAAGCGGAGCTTGAAACTGAACCGGCCTGAGGTTTTCATTACCCGATATGACCCAATGGCCAATCGAGATCAGCCTCAGGCAGTGGTAAGTCTGAGTCCATCATCGGTAGACACAGCTGCAGACAAGGAGGAAGCATCGACCAAAGAGCTGTCAATAAGTAGTTACAGTGATCTGGAGACTGGGTTACTGGAATTATGGCAGTCCTTTTTTGGCAAGACTGACCTGGAGGTAGAGGATGACTTTTTTGAGATCGGAGGAGATTCCTTGAAAGCGTTGACGATGACGCGTCGGATCAACATGCACTTTCAGGTGGACATTTCGTTGGTGGACTTTTTTAAGCACTCGACGATTGTTTCACTGGCCTCGTACTTATCGGATCAGGAAGGCCAAAGTCATGAATCGATAGCTAAGGCAGAGGAGCAGCCACATTACGGGTTATCATCGGCACAGCGCCGGTTATATTTTTTATATGAGTTTGACCGGTCTTCTCTGGCATACAACCTGCCACAGGTGGTACGGTTTGAGGGGGATTTGGACAGGGAACAATTGGCGTATGCCTTACAGCAACTGGTTGATCGTCATGAAGCCTTAAGAACCTCCTTTGAGATGGTAGGTGAAGAGGTGGTACAGCGGGTACATGCGGACTGTGCACTTGATATTGCTTGCTACGAAGCAGAAGAATCAGAGGTCAGTTCACTGGTGAAGGCATTCATCCGGCCTTTCGATCTGTCGACAGCCCCATTGATCCGGGTAGGCTTGATCCGTGTATCGGAAGCGGACCATGTGTTGATGGTAGATACGCACCACATTGTGAGTGATGGCACCTCACAGGGGATACTGATCGGAGACTTCATGCGGTTGTATCAGGGTGAGGAGATGACGGCACTATCCTTACAATACAAGGATTATTCGCAGTGGCAGGGAAGTGAGGCATACCAATCAGGGCTGTTAGCCCAACGTGACTATTGGCAGGGAATATTTTCCGAGCCAGTGACGGTGATGGAGTTACCGACAGATCATGCACGTCCGCGGTTGATGGAACATCGTGGTGGCAAGATAGGGTTCATGCTGGAGGCGAAGGAGACGGCTGCCTTGAAACAGTTGACGCGAGAAGAAGGGACGACTATGTTCATGGTATTGTTGTCGGCGCTGAATGTGTTGTTGAGCAAGCTGAGCAATCAGGAAGACATAGTGATAGGTACACCGACGGCAGGTCGGAACCACACGGATTTGGAAGAGATGATCGGGATGTTTGTGAACACGCTGGTGTTGCGCAACAACGTATCAGGGGCGAAGACCTTCAGACAATTTTTGCAGGAGGTAAAAGAACGAACGCTCCGAGCATTTGACCACCAGGACTACCAGTATGAAGACCTGATCGACTTATTGCAAGTGAGCAGGGAACCCAACAGGAACCCCCTGTTTGATGTGATGTTTGTCTTTCAGAATTTTGAGGCACAGGAGCTCAAAGTGCCAGGAGTTACTTTGAAGGGATACCCTATCGTTCATAAAACCTCAAAGTTTGACCTGACCTTTTTTGTGGCAGAACTGGCTGAAAACTTGCGAGTCGAGCTCGAATTCTCGACAGAACTGTTCACTCAAGATACGGCAGAACGATTTTTGGGATACTTAAAAGAAGTACTTACATGTGTCACATTTGACCATTCGGTGGCCGTGTCGGAAATTGAATTATTATCAGAACAGGAGCGAACTATGCTTCTGAATCAATACAATCTATCAGACTTTGGCTACCCAGCCACGGCAACGCTGGTTTCATTATTCGAGGAACAAGTAAAGCAGCAAACTGATCAAGTGGCCCTTATCTACGGAGAAGAATCAGTGAGCTACAATGATTTGAATGTTAGATCAAATCAGCTTTCAGGCTATCTAAAAGACAAGGGAGTAACTACGGGATCCATTGTTGGCTTGTTATTGGATGATCCCCTGCAACAGGTTGTAGCCATTCTTGGAGTATTGAAGGCCTCAGGATGTTATTTGCCTATCGATACGACTCATCCGGACGAGCGAGTTGGTTATATGTTGGATGATAGTGCATGCCAGATGGTTTTAACCACTGCGACGCAAATTTCTTTACGTCAACAATTGTTGGAAAGTCGAGAGGTAGTATTGGTATCTGATGATCAAATACAAAACTATTCAGGACATAACCTGACTCAAGAGGCCACAAGCAGTGATTTGGCTTATATCATTTACACCTCAGGTACGACCGGCCGTCCGAAAGGAGCGATGATTGAGCATCGACAAGTGGTTCGTTTATTTTTCAATGAGTCCCCCTTGTTTGATTTTGGTCCGTCCGATGTATGGACCATGTTCCATTCTTACAGCTTCGATTTCTCTGTATGGGAGATGTATGGAGCGTTGTTGCATGGAGGTAAGTTGGTTTTGCTATCCCGTCAAGAAGCACAGGACCCGTCAATGTATCGTCGACTGTTGGTGAAACATGGGGTGACGATCCTGAACCAGACACCAACCGCATTTCAAAACCTGCAAACAGAAGATCAACTGAAGGGTGACAGTTCCTTACTGGTTCGTCAAGTAATTTTTGGAGGTGAGAAGCTAATTCCGGGTGCCATCAGGTCCTGGCAAGAAAAATATCCTGATACACAGATGATCAACATGTACGGAATCACGGAGACTACCGTGCATGTTACTTACAAGCTGTTGAAATCCAGTGATTTATCATCTAGTGTGTCGAACATTGGTAAGCCCATTCCAACGACTCAGGTGTATGTGTTGGATGATCATGGCAAATTGTGTTTGCCTGGTGTGAAAGGGGAGTTATATGTAGGAGGCGATGGCGTTTGCCGAGGCTATTTGAATAACTCGGAACTTACAGTGAAGAAATTCATCCCGAATCCGTATCAACCAGGAGGCCGATTGTACAGGACTGGAGATGCAGGTCGCTGGTTACCTAATGGAGATTTGGAATACCTGGGCCGGATCGACAATCAGGTTCAAGTGAGAGGATATCGCATCGAATTGGGAGAGATTGAAACGCATCTATTGGCACATGAAGGGGTAAGAGAAGCAATAGTTACCAACTGGGGTGAAGGGACTAATGTCAGCCTGGTGGGATATTATGTGTCCGAAGAAGAACTGTCAGTTAGTACGTTACGAAACCACCTGTCATTGCAGCTTCCGAGCTATATGATCCCAGCATACTTTATACATCTGGAACGGATGCCATTGACCGGAAATGGTAAAGTGGATTTGAGGGCCTTGCCAGAGCCGGAAGCTACTGCTCAGGAAGCATACATTGCGCCGAGAAATGAGACTGAAGAGCAATTAGCTCAAGTCTGGAAAGAGGTATTGAAGGTCGAGAAAATTGGCATCAATGACAATTATTTTGCTTTAGGTGGTGACTCGATCAAAGTGATCAATATCGTGAGCCAAATCAATAAAGCCTTCAATGCTGACATAACGATCGCTGACGTTTTCGCTCACCAGACCATTGAACAAATCGCCTCATTGATTCCAGATCAATCTGCTGAAACCTCGACAGAAAATTTAAGAGATGAAGTCCTCGATGAATTTGCGGCTTTAAAAGATAAAGTGCTTAACCATGGATAA